The following DNA comes from Corynebacterium urogenitale.
GCGAGGGTCCCTGTGCCTCCCAGTGGGATGGTGACGGTGGCGCTGCGCACCAGCGAATCCGAACCATCCAGTGCGAAGGCTCCACCGGTGACTGTGAGGGTGGCGCTGCTGGCGTCGTCGGAGAGAGACACGGTGGAATGCGCGGCGACGGGGGCGGAACATCCGGCCTCGAGGGTGGAGAGAATGGCGCGCTCCGCAAGGGCCTGCGCGTGGCTAGGGCTGTGGTCGAGAAGAGCGACCGCCGCCCAGGCTTCCTCATCATCTGCGCGGACTTCCACACTCAGCGCGCCCTGTGCGGGGGCCGGAATGATCAGATTCGGGTCGATCGACTCGGCGGCACGGTCCAGCAAACCCGCGCGGTCTAGGCCGGCACGAGCGAGAACGACAGCATCGAGATCCTCGCCAACACGATCCATACGGGTAGTGATATTACCGCGGATGGGCACACACTGCAGGTCGGGGCGAGCAGCGAGGATCTGCGATACGCGCCGCGGAGCCCCCGTGCCGACCTTCGCCCCTTGAGGCAGTTCGAGCAACGGCGTGTTATTTACGCTGACCAGCACCTCGCGCGCATCGACGCGCGGCGGGACAACAGTTTTGAACCGAGGATCCGGTGCGGTGGGCAGGTCCTTAAAGGAGTGCACCGCTATGTCGCACTCACCGTTGGCCAGAGCAAGGCGAAGGGTCTCCGTGAACACGCCGATGCCGATTTTCGCAACGGGAGTCTGTGCTGCCTGCGAGGCATCGCCTGGGGTGTGGACGATGTGCAGTTCGGCGGACAGGTTCTGGGCGGTGATGCCATCGCGGACGTGACCGGACTGGGTGGTAGCCAGCAAGGAGCCGCGAGTGCCGATAAGGAACGTGCGGACGG
Coding sequences within:
- the hemC gene encoding hydroxymethylbilane synthase yields the protein MTTVRTFLIGTRGSLLATTQSGHVRDGITAQNLSAELHIVHTPGDASQAAQTPVAKIGIGVFTETLRLALANGECDIAVHSFKDLPTAPDPRFKTVVPPRVDAREVLVSVNNTPLLELPQGAKVGTGAPRRVSQILAARPDLQCVPIRGNITTRMDRVGEDLDAVVLARAGLDRAGLLDRAAESIDPNLIIPAPAQGALSVEVRADDEEAWAAVALLDHSPSHAQALAERAILSTLEAGCSAPVAAHSTVSLSDDASSATLTVTGGAFALDGSDSLVRSATVTIPLGGTGTLADSTWPEAAEIARAAGRAIGQELLDAGAERLMAADN